From Pseudomonas sp. G.S.17, the proteins below share one genomic window:
- a CDS encoding aldehyde dehydrogenase family protein — protein sequence MHNALKFYIDGGWVEPHSSSRMPVINPATEQPFSEIALGNQADVDAAVSAAKRAFPAFAQTSVAQRKALIEQILASFMKRYDEIAEAIMLEVGAPKSLAHDWQAGIGKRHLQELLRSLDSFAFQKMRGSTLINFEPVGVVALITPWNWPINQIVCKVAPALAAGCTMVLKPSEIAPLNALLFAEVMHEAGVPAGVFNLLNGDGPTVGAALAGHPDVDMVSFTGSTRAGVEVARLAAPTVKRVHQELGGKSANILLDDADLESAVTAGVNSCFGNSGQSCNAPTRMLVPAALHDQAVDIARRAASACRLGPPEDPQTTMGPVISERQYQAIQRMIAIGIEEGAQLVCGGLGRPAHLDQGYYVQPTIFAGVAPHMAISRDEIFGPVLCIQPYADEQQAVAMANDSVFGLAAYVQSASLERARAIAFQLRAGSVSINHPAWDAGAPFGGYKQSGNGREYAEWGLEAFLEVKGIIGYQP from the coding sequence ATGCACAACGCGCTCAAGTTCTATATCGATGGTGGCTGGGTCGAACCGCATTCCAGCAGTCGCATGCCAGTGATCAATCCGGCCACCGAGCAACCGTTCAGCGAGATTGCCCTGGGCAATCAGGCTGACGTCGACGCCGCCGTGTCTGCAGCGAAACGCGCATTCCCGGCGTTCGCGCAGACTTCAGTGGCGCAACGCAAAGCGCTGATCGAGCAGATTCTGGCTTCGTTCATGAAGCGCTACGACGAGATCGCCGAAGCAATCATGCTCGAAGTCGGCGCGCCGAAAAGCCTCGCCCACGACTGGCAAGCCGGGATCGGCAAGCGCCATCTGCAGGAATTGCTACGCAGCCTGGACAGTTTCGCCTTTCAGAAAATGCGCGGTTCGACCCTGATCAATTTCGAGCCGGTGGGCGTGGTGGCATTGATCACGCCATGGAACTGGCCGATCAACCAGATCGTCTGCAAGGTCGCGCCGGCCCTGGCTGCCGGCTGCACCATGGTGCTCAAGCCCAGTGAAATCGCGCCGCTGAACGCGCTGTTGTTTGCCGAGGTGATGCACGAGGCCGGCGTGCCTGCCGGGGTCTTCAACCTGCTCAACGGTGACGGGCCTACGGTGGGCGCGGCGCTGGCCGGTCACCCGGATGTCGATATGGTGTCGTTCACCGGCTCGACTCGCGCCGGGGTCGAAGTCGCCCGTCTCGCGGCGCCGACGGTCAAGCGCGTGCATCAGGAACTGGGCGGCAAGTCGGCCAATATCCTGCTGGATGATGCAGACCTGGAAAGCGCGGTAACCGCCGGGGTCAATTCCTGCTTCGGCAATAGCGGGCAATCCTGCAACGCGCCAACCCGCATGCTGGTGCCCGCGGCCTTGCATGACCAGGCAGTAGACATCGCCAGGCGCGCGGCCAGTGCTTGTCGTCTCGGCCCGCCGGAAGATCCGCAAACCACCATGGGCCCGGTAATCAGCGAACGGCAGTACCAGGCCATTCAACGCATGATCGCCATTGGCATAGAAGAAGGCGCGCAATTGGTCTGCGGCGGATTGGGACGCCCTGCACATCTTGATCAAGGTTATTACGTGCAGCCGACGATCTTCGCCGGGGTTGCGCCGCACATGGCTATTTCCCGAGATGAAATCTTCGGCCCGGTGCTGTGCATCCAGCCCTATGCCGACGAACAACAGGCGGTTGCCATGGCCAATGACAGCGTGTTCGGCCTCGCTGCCTATGTGCAGTCGGCAAGTCTGGAACGTGCGCGAGCCATTGCCTTTCAACTGCGGGCTGGCAGCGTATCGATCAATCATCCGGCATGGGACGCGGGCGCGCCGTTCGGTGGCTACAAACAGTCCGGCAATGGTCGCGAATATGCAGAGTGGGGGCTGGAAGCGTTTCTTGAGGTCAAGGGCATCATCGGTTATCAGCCTTGA